A window of Dysidea avara chromosome 1, odDysAvar1.4, whole genome shotgun sequence genomic DNA:
CACACAcgaccagtcataataaaattacacaATAAGCAAAAACTACTTCACATTACAGCCTGTACATGTAATTGTAGTAACTGtatctagaggtgtaccgataatcggataggccaaaatatcggccaccgatatggcatttttttaCCAACATTGGTATCagtacagaacagtaggaggaccaatatcgctaccgatatttatacagcaatagtttgtacataaacggattataatattggttttctatgttatccatgtggctgtttagtggcagtggcttattgttcactctacaGCAAGTGCTatgctatgagaagccatacaaatacacacaattcTAGTGTtcgttgctggaaagcttatcagtcttaaataaAAGAAGCAGTTGTTATATATTtgtatatagtacctttgtaatataaaagaacagtcacaagatAACCAAGAAAACCTGCtcagccttcacacaagccaataaatatccatttaaggctctgtgggagtatgcataaaaatgtctgtgggtgcctaattgtctggagtgcacaatagaaacccaagccaatATCACCATGGCATGGAGTGAGCAATGAACATATCCACGAGTTGTTTTacagtaggtaaatgtacacttttgcatagattaactatgacttttgtttgtaatgcaaatatcggattgaCTATCGGtcatcggcttcttttggtggtatctataccggatatcggtacatgccaaaaacccatatcagtATCTAACTGTATCACTGACCTTTATCATGTCAACTACTGCATAAGTGTCTGGTATTGCCGGCTGTATAAAATAAAGTGAAAATAAGTTAGTGAataatacatgcatacaatacCAATTATGTACTATAACTATTGCTGCATATGTCATGATGTTGGAGTAATAAGAATTGTAAACCTGTCCTCTTAAATCACCggaatgtagtgtgtgtagtgtgtgcgtgcgcttGTGTGCATGGTGTAGGCACATGAAACAGTGATTTTACTCTATTTCACTAATAAATTCAGAGGcccttacaaaacaaagtagaTGGCCTTGATGTTTATGTAAAGTGCTAACTAAACATCCACTAAGCCCCTCCCCTTATCCTACCTCTtctggtgtgtgtatgtgtgtgtgtggtgtacatgtgtgtagtgttcgtgtgtgtagtgttcatgtaacaatacaacacactgaacaCAAGAACCTTTTGTGGTTCTGTTGATTCACTAAAAGTTCTTGTCGGTGATTTTTCTccctatacagtgtatattcaaCAAAAGGAACTGTACAATACAACACAATAAATCCTACAAGGCTGgatgtagtatgtacaatgaagGTTTAGGCTTTTAACCAGTGTATGATGTGACATGTTTTATCACACACTAAAAGatattataaattcagctactGGTTTTAACTGTAACAACATACATTACAACTACAGCAAATGTGACTATCTCAGCAAGTTCGCAAAACCATTTTTTTTTCTCAGTTCTCAGTGTAGAAGCAATGGGTGAGCCTATTGTGGTGAGCAGTTTAGGAATTATATTAGTCAGTATGAACAACCAAGAAATTAATTTGTATGATGACTACACTGAAAATAAATCAAATTCACATCATTTGCATTGGTCTACagagttggaatttggcttaaaaatgatcaccatgaactggcaaatcagtTAAGATAAGATTTTATCCTTTGACATATATATGTAGATGTATGAAGGCATTTTAAATAAAGAAATGACAACTATTTTGCATATGTCTACTGCATCACATGTGAAATACATAATATGATTGAGGTTAAAGAAACGAAACTATCTCCATGAACATGTGAATATAAAATGGTGTATAGGTGTAATTGATTTGAGATTTACCTTCCCTGAGtctaaaacttgtacattgtttcctttgtagcatGAGAATTTGGTTTTCTCAAAAAGCATGGTAGGTgggcaggtttttgctgagacggtcacaaatatAAATATCATCAAATACATTTGAAGTCTGCAACTTCACTGTACGTCGACAACTAAACACACATAAAAAAAATACATTCAAAGATTTGATATAGCGTACTATTTAACAAATCAAGACATATATTTAAAAACTAAAATTCCAAGAGTACAGTACATGCACTGAGTCAATATGTGCCAATCAATTACTTACCGGGCTTTTGAATTCTGAAACTTCATTGTATGTTGGTATCTACACAAAAATAGTTGGACAACCAAACATCAATATCTTTCTGAAGAGCACAATTCCATGCAGTTATGAGTTTGAAAAAAGGAGGCAAACTTTATGCCATCTCTAACGTACGTATTTAAATGTACACTATGCACATATACACACGTACCTCATATGTGCTTTCAGAAAAATTTCTTTTTCTATAACCAAAACACCAGTAGTTAATTCTACAATGTATGGTTACATAGATCAAAattaccgtatttctataaatataagctgcgagaaattttcacgagacaaattttcgtgttaaaaaattttcaccgGTGTCCTCAAGCGACGAAAATTTTCTAACAATGAATTACATAACTTTACTAATTCTATGCGGCCATTTTTTGAGAAGCAGAACAACAAGCAGCGAAACTGAAGTGTGGCATCTCCGTTCCATGGAGGCTGTGCCTCAGATTTAGAAGTTGTCCATCACAaatcaagcaatggactggagtggtagaagctcattccatgcaacttgcatatttgtacatatatactttaTTTAATGTATCCTGTAGTAGCTGTCTGTCACGGAATGGCATCATTACCAACGTGCAGCGAAGTAGACGAAGCGAGACGAACCCCTCTCAGGGAGaactttgtttttaaaagactGCAGCAGGCATATGCTTGACACGCCAATGGCCAAGcctcgatccaggtggccagaaagtaGTTTACCGAATTCGTTCAACTTCTCGAATATTAcgttggtaaaaaattttcgtgtaattaattttcgtcggatgctaccttcgacgaaatatttttaacggtttataattatagaaatacggtactTACTGGTTTTTTCAAGTCTACAACTTCAGTATACGTTGGCATCTACAATAAGGAATGAATCATTTTAAGACACATGTGTAATTTAGTGATGCCACAATATAGAATTGTATATCATGATACAAtatgatatacagtgtacactTATGCTCATCATCACTTTACTGCATATTTATGTATGGTGTtattgaaaccaggtcactgtATGACCTGCTGACCCTAATTAAACTGAGGTTTGCCAAGAGCTGTACGTTtcggcatagataatagagtacataacAGGATAAGAAATGTAATAATGTGATGTCACTAAATGGCttactttaacccttaaactcacagagaacttttggggaatgcatgtttacacaatatgggaaCACATGGTGACACTAGTTGGGGAAACtgaattcttacagcctacaactacac
This region includes:
- the LOC136266820 gene encoding uncharacterized protein isoform X1, with the protein product MYLMIFIFVTVSAKTCPPTMLFEKTKFSCYKGNNVQVLDSGKGEKSPTRTFSESTEPQKPAIPDTYAVVDMIKKHHKNNYVELEHFDDQRLTVMPVPVPKVTYSDVKVHLR
- the LOC136266820 gene encoding uncharacterized protein isoform X2; the encoded protein is MYLMIFIFVTVSAKTCPPTMLFEKTKFSCYKGNNVQVLDSGKPAIPDTYAVVDMIKKHHKNNYVELEHFDDQRLTVMPVPVPKVTYSDVKVHLR